The genomic interval TGACTTTATTTTGGCCTCGCGCCCCAGATATGCTATCACATCACTCAAGACAGGTTCTTTTAAACTAAGATTGGGGAGGAATAAAATTATGAGGCGTTCGTTTAAGTTTTCCATTATGGCCGCATCTTTGGCATTTGTCGTCGCGGCCTGTGATGAGCCGGCGAAGAAAGAAGTTAAAAAAGAAGCGCCAAAAGCAATGGCAGAGGTCGCCAGGACCTTGGATATTGTGAAAAAACGCGGTGTTCTGCACTGTGGCGTGCATCAAGGATTACCAGGATTTGGCAGCCAAGACGCCAAGGGCAACTGGTCAGGGTTGGATGTTGATACCTGCCGGGCAATTGCCGCAGCTGTTCTAGGCGATGCGACCAAGATCAAATTCACGCCATTGTCAGCGAAAGAACGCTTTACCGCGCTGACATCTAAGGAAATCGACGTGCTGTCGCGGTCCACCACCTGGACCATGACCCGTGACACAACCTTGGGCGTAAACTTTGCCGGCGTGAACTTCTTCGATGGTCAGGGCTTCTTGGTTCGCAAGAGCCTCAATGTGACTCAAGCCAGTAAACTTAGTGGCGCAACGATTTGTGTTAACACCGGCACCACGACCGAACTCAACGTCGCCGATTATTTCCGTACCAACAAGATGGAATACAAAATCCTGGCGTTTGAACATTCTGATCAAACAGTGGCGGCTTATGATGGCGGACGCTGTGATGTCTATACCACCGACCAATCCGGTCTGGCTGCGCAGCGGACCAAGCTGAAAGCACCAGACGATCACATGGTTCTGGCGGATGTTATTTCCAAGGAGCCCTTGGGCCCCGTGGTTCGGCATGGCGATGACCAATGGTTTGATGTTGTGAAATGGACGCTGATGGCGTTGATTTCTGCAGAAGAACTGGGCATTACAGCTGCCAACGTTGATGAGATGGCATCTTCCAAAAACCCTGAGGTCAGGCGGATCTTGGGCGTTGAAGGTAAATTGGGTGCGGCCATTGGACTGGATGCCAAGTGGGCCGCCCGGGCAATTAAGGCGGTTGGTAACTACGGCGAAGCGTACGAGCGCAATGTCGGCCCGAACACGCCTTTGAAACTGCCCCGTGGCTTGAATGCGCTTTGGACCAACGGCGGGTTGATGTACCCGATGCCTGCGCGCTAAGCCTGCGTGTTTAGATAGACGAAGCCAAAGTGGCTGCGGATAAACCGACCCAGGGTGTGCCGGCTCAGAGTATGAGCCGCACGCCCTGGACGGACCCGACTGTTCGGTCCTATGTCTATCAGGCGAGCCTGCTGGCGCTTGTTGTCTCGCTGTTCTGGTATCTAGCCGACAATACCTTTCAGAATCTTGCCCGCCAGGGCATTGCATCTGGGTTTGGATTTTGGAACCACACCTCTGGGTTTGGTATCAATACGACCCTGATCGAATATTCAGAAACGTCGACCTATGGTCGGGTGTTCTTTGTCGGATTGTTGAACACCTTGCTGGTGTCCAGCATCGGCATTGTTATTGCGACCACGTTGGGGTTCTTTATCGGCATTGCGCGATTATCGCCAAATTGGCTGATCGCCAAGATGGCCTCGGTGTATATTGAGACGCTCAGAAACATCCCGCTGCTGCTGCAAATCTTTTTCTGGTATTTCGGCGTGCTGCGGGCTCTGCCTAGTCCGAGTCAAAGCCACAGCCTGTTCGATGCGATTTTTCTTAATATTCGGGGGATGCAGTTCCCAGCACCCGTTCCCGGAGATGGCTTCTGGGTTATTCCTGTCTCAACTGTGTTGGGTCTCGTTGCTTGGGCTTTGCTGGCCTGGCGGATGCGGCGATTGAAGGAAAGAACGGGGCATTCGGTTAACATTCATTGGTTGGGGCTGATCATCACCGTCGCCTTGACGGTCATCACTGCAATGAAATCTGGGGTACCCTTGGCGTGGGATGTGCCCGAACTCAAAGGCTTTAATTTTAAAGGTGGCATTACAGTGGTGCCTGAATTCGTCGCCCTTGTGCTGGCACTGGCGACCTATACCGCGGCCTTCATAGCCGAGATCGTGCGTGCTGGTATTCAGTCCGTGGACAAGGGACAGAAGGAAGCCGCTCAAGCAGTTGGTCTTCGTCCTGGGCAAGTTCTGAAATTCGTTATTATTCCCCAAGCTCTGCGGGTGATCGTACCGCCCCTGACCAATCAGTATCTAAACCTCACAAAAAACTCTTCACTTGCCGCCGCCATTGCCTACCCAGACTTGGTTCAGGTCTTTGCCGGAACGGCACTTAATCAGGCAGGCCAAGCGGTGGAGATCATCGGCATTACGATGATGGTTTACCTGACCATCAGCTTAACAATTGCGATGTTTATGAATATCTATAACCGTCGAACGGCCTTCAAGGGGAAGACCTGATGGCCGAAGAATATCTCCCCGGAAAACATCCTGACTTGCCGCCGCCGAACTTTTCCGTTGGTCCTGCCGCTTGGGTGCGGCAAAACCTTTTTTCGTCGTATGTGAATACATCGCTGACACTCCTGGGCGCGTATCTGATTTATTTAACAGTACCACCTTTAGTTCAGTGGGCGCTTATTGACGCGGACTTTATCGGTGAAAGTCGCAAGGACTGCGGTCGAGAAGGGGCATGTTGGGTCTTCATCGAGGTATGGATGAAGCAACTGATGTACGGTCGTTATCCGGAGGGGGATCTCTGGCGAATTAACTTGGGGTACCTGATCTTGGTTGCTGGGCTGGTTTGGATGATGATCCCCGGCCTGCCACGCAAGGGATGGGTCGGCGCGTTTCTAACGCTTGGTTATCCAGTCGTTGCATTCGTATTGTTCTCAGGCGGCAGCTTTGGTTTGGCATCGGTTGAGACCAGCATCTGGGGCGGTCTATTCTTAACCTTGGTTATTGCTGTAACCGGTATCGCTGCCAGCTTGCCTTTGGGGATATTAATGGCCTTGGGTCGTCGGTCGAATTTGCCGGTAATCCGCAGTGTCGCGATTATCTTTATCGAATTCTGGCGCGGCATTCCGCTGATTACGGTGCTGTTCATGTCGTCGGTGATGTTCCCGCTGTTCCTGCCCGAAGGGATGAATTTCGACAAGCTGCTGCGTGCCTTGGCCGGCGTTACTCTGTTCGCATCGGCCTATATGGCAGAGGTCGTTCGCGGCGGCTTGCAGGCGGTGCCTCAGGGTCAGGTTGAAGCGGCCCACGCCTTGGGCTTGGGGTACTGGCGCACCATGTGGTTCATCGTCCTGCCTCAGGCGCTAAAGATGGTCATTCCCGGCATCGTCAACAGCTTCATCGCGCTGTTCAAAGACACCACGTTAGTGTTGATCATCGGCCTATTCGATTTCTTGGGGGTCGTGCAGATGGCTAACACGAACCCCCACTGGCTGGGGTTCTCGGTCGAAGGGTATGTCTTCGCAGCGTTCATTTTCTGGCTGTTCTGCTTTTCCATGTCCAGGTATTCTCAGCACCTGGAAGTTAAATTGGCGACAGGCAACAAGGGCTAACAATTACCATGATCCAAATTTCCAGCCTGCATAAATGGTTCGGTGACTTCCATGTGCTCAAGAACGTCTCCTTAGACGTTGGCAAGGGCGAAAAGATCGTTGTTTGCGGACCGTCAGGTTCCGGAAAATCGACCTTGATCCGCTGCATCAATCGCCTGGAAGCGCATCAGCAGGGCAGCATCGTGATCGACGGGATCGAACTAACCGATGATCTTAAGAACGTAGAACTGGTGCGCCGCGAAGTTGGTATGGTGTTCCAACAGTTCAACCTGTTCCCGCATCTGAGTGTTCTTGATAACGTGACTCTGTCGCCGATCCGGGTGCTCGGTATGCCGAAGAAAGATGCCGATGAACGGGGAATGGCGCTGTTGGAGCGGGTCAACATCGCCGATCAAGCAGACAAATACCCGGGCCAGCTTTCCGGTGGCCAACAGCAAAGGGTCGCCATCGCGCGTGCGCTCTGTATGGAGCCCAAAGTGATGCTGTTTGATGAACCAACTTCAGCCTTAGACCCTGAAATGATCAAAGAGGTCCTAGATGTGATGGTCGAATTGGCGGAAAGTGGCATGACCATGATCGTCGTTACCCACGAAATGGGTTTCGCCAAACAGGTCGCGGACTGTGTTGTCTTCATGGACGAGGGGGAAATTATTGAAAGCGCGACCCCAGCGACGTTCTTTGAAAACCCGGAATCAGAGCGTACGCAAGCGTTCCTCAGCCAGATATTGGTGCATTAATTGTAAGTAATTCTTAATTTGGTAAATTTATAGTTTCGCGATGAATAAGCCGACAACCCAACCCTATAGCCTGCTCCCGCAAAGTTTGGAGCTGCTGGAAAGCGTATTTGATACGGTTCCGTTGGGCATTGTTGTCTATTCAGAAGACGGAAATATTCGCACCCATGTTAATCAGTCGTTCTGTGATTTTGTTGGGTATTCGCGCCAGGAAGTTCTAAACGAAACCTATGGAATATTAACCGTTGATGATGATCTGGATGAAAGTCTGGAGAGCCGACGGAAGCTAAGATCGGGCGAAATCGATCGCTACGTTCTTGAAAAGCGCTATCGTCATAAGAAGGGTCACATCGTCTGGGGTGAAGTTGAGTCTTTAGTGCTTCGTGATGCAAACGGAGACGTCCTAAACTATATCTCGTTCGTCCACGATATTACCGAAGACAAAGAAAATCAGGAAGCGCTCCAGGCGAGTGAGAAACGCTTTAAAACTCTGATCGATAATTCCAATCAAGGCATTATGTTGCATCGTGATTTCAAGGCGCTTTATGCCAATAAGGCATTTGTTGAGCTTTATGGCTACGACAGTGAGCAAGAAATCCTGGACCTTGACTCAACACGTGAATTGATTGCGCCCGAAACAGCGGATCCAGCGCATCACACAATTTTTGAGGGCGATGAAGAAGAATCCAACATCGAATACATCTGTGTGAAGAAAGATGGCACGCGATTTTGGGTGCAGCGCCGATCGTTCGTAATCGACTGGGAAGGGCAACCGACTGTCTGTACCGCACGGATTGATATCAGCGAACGTAAAAAAGCCGAAGAGGCCTTGGTCGAACTGGCATCGACTGATTCTCTCACTGGGGCCGACAACCGCCGCGGTTTCTTTGAAAAAGGCGAAAATGAATTACGCCGGGCAAAACGGTATAACCGCCCCGTCTCTATCCTGGCGATGGATCTCGATCATTTTAAGAAGATCAACGATGCACATGGCCACGCACTGGGGGACCGGGTCTTGAAAACGTTTGCCGATGTGTGCCGAAGCGTGTTTCGGGAACAAGATATTCTCGGTCGAATGGGCGGCGAGGAATTTGCCGTACTTTTACCAGAAGATGATCTTGCAGCAGCCCACACGGCGGCCGAGCGTCTACGCCAGGCATGTGAAGACATCCGATTGAAAGTAGGCAAAGACGAACTCGGCATAACCGTCAGCATCGGCGTCATCGAATGCGGCGTGATCCCTGAGGACCTGGGGCAAGCCCTGAACCGCGCCGACAAGATCCTCTACCAAGCAAAAGAAGCCGGTCGAAATTGTGTGGTTGTGCAGAAGGGCTGAGGTCCCATAGTTATTTCCTTCAAATGAATTGACCCGCGGCTTCGGGGAATGCACCTTAAGCAATGTCTCCAACCCGACTTATATTTATCGTATTCATGGCGCAGCTGTTGGCCCAGATTGGGGCGTATACGGTGCCGGCACTATTGCCTGTCTTTATTGAGGCGTGGTCGCTTAGCAATACGGAAGCCGGGTGGCTGACCGGGGTTTGGGCGGGGGCGTATGTGTTGGCGGTGCCGGTGTTGGTCAGTTTAACCGACCGCATCGATGCCAAAAAGATTTACATGATCTCCGTCGCGCTGACGACATTGACGCACATTGGCTATGCGTTCTTTGCCGATGGGTTTTGGTCGGCGTTTATCTTGCGGGCGTTGGCAGGGATGGGCTGGGCCGGGACCTATATGCCGGGGCTCAAAGTTCTATCAGACCGGTTGGAAGGTACGGCGCAAACCCGCGGTGTGTCTTGGCATGCAGCAGGGGTCGGGCTCAGCGGTGCGTTTTCGTTCTTGGTGTCCGGCGTGGTCGCCGATTGGTTGGGCTGGCATTGGGCGTTTGGTGTTGCCGGAATTTGCACAGTGGTTGCCTTTGCCTTCATGTGGTTGGGCATCCCGGATCAAACCCCCGTCGCCGTTCAATCGAAAGAAGAACGCCCGGCATTGTTGGATTTCCGACCTATCTTCAGAAATCGCTCCGCCCTTGCGTACTCGCTGGGTTACTGCGTGCATGCGTGGGAGCTATTCGCCTTTCGGTCCTGGGGGGTGACGTTCTTGACCTTTGCGGCAGTTTCCTTTGGCGGTGCGCCAGATTTGTTGGCCCCAACGTCCGTCGCTTTCGTCATGGGATTGTTGGCGACGTGGTCGAGTGTCACCGGCAATGAAATCTGCATCCGCTATGGCCGTCAACGCGTGGTCTTGTGGGTGATGCTGTCGACCATGGTTGTGGCGTTGCTGATTGGTTTGTCAGCGGCGATTGGCTACGGCGCGGCAGTTGCCATGTGTTTGCTCTATAACACCATGATTTATGGTGATTCCTCCGCGTTAACAGCCGGCGCATCCGGCAGTGCTAAGCCCGGTCAACGGGGTGCAACCTTGGCTGTACATTCAACCCTCGGCTACTTCGGCGGTTTTTTAGGGCCGCTGATCCTCGGCATCATCTTAGACTTGGCCGGCGGCGAAAGCGTCTTTGCCTGGACCCTGGCGTTCGGGCACCTGGCAGTCATTATGGTGATCGGGGTTGTGGCGATTTCATACCTTAAGCCCAAAGACTTGTCGGGGGACCGGCATGTGAATGGAATGGAGTAGCCCTGTTTTCTAGGCCCCCAGATAGTATTCCTTGATCATCTCGTTGTTTTCTAAATCTGCGGCGGTCGCCCCTTCGAATTCGATTTGGCCGTGCACGATAATGTAGCCTCGGTCGGCAATCTTGATCGCTTGGTTGAAATTTTGTTCGGCCATCAGCACGGTTAGATTGCGTCGTTCCTTCATCTCCTTGATCTTGGCGATCATTCGGCTGACCAGAATAGGGGCCAGACCGACCGAAGGTTCATCGACCAAAAGGATTCTTGGATCAGACATCATGGCCCGCGCGACGGCGACCATTTGCTGTTCGCCCCCGCTCATCGAACCGGCGGGTTGTTTGGCGCGCGAACGAAGTGCGGGAAAGGCTTCGTAACAGAATTCAAGATTTTCATCGATCTTGGGACGAGCATCTTTCCGGTAGGCCCCTAAGATCAGATTTTCTTCAACCGTCAGGGCCGGGAACAGGCGCCGTCCTTCGGGCACCATGGCAATGCCGAGGCCAACAATCTCCGCCGGCCTTTTTCCCGCCAGATCAATTTTCTCGCCATCGATTTCCAAGATGACTTGACCTTTCGTTGGATGCATAATCCCCATGATGGTTTTGATCAGCGTGCTTTTGCCGTTGCCGTTGGATCCCAACAGGACAACCGTCTCGCCTGGGTTCACGGTTATCGAAATGCCGTGCAATACCTGGACGGCACCGTACCCGGACTCAACATCTGAGATGATCAGTTTATGCGCCAAGGTATGCTTTCTCCACGTCTGGGTTGTGCACGATCTCGTCCGGTGTGCCCTCCGCGATCTTATGTCCCGCGTCCAACACCACGATCCGCTCAGAAAAACGCATCACTGCGCGCATGATGTGCTCGATCATAATCACCGCAACGCCGCTCTCATTCAGCGCCAACAGGATATCTAGAATTTCGTCGACCTCTGAATGCGAAAGGCCTGCCATGGCTTCGTCGGAAACCAGAAGGCTTGGCTTTCCAGCAAGTGCGCGTGCCAATTCAAGCTTCCGCATATTGACCTGTGTCAGGCTTGCAGAATTTTCGTGAGCAAGATCAGCCAGGCCGATTTGTTCCAAAATTTCCATCGCGTGATCATCGATATGTTTGTGATCTCCGCGATCCCAGGCAGCGTATTCCAAAGGTATCAGAAGATTCTCGTGCACCGTCATGCTGGTAAAGGGTTTGGGAATTTGGAAGCTTCTGGAGATACCGAGCTTTGCGCGCTGAAAAGCCGGAAGGGTTTGGATTTCGTTTCCTTGGAAGACCACCTGGCCATCGTTATTGAACAGCGAGCCGGCAATGCAATTGATCATCGTCGTCTTGCCCGACCCATTGGGCCCAATCAGTCCCAAGCGCTCGCCCTCTTCCAAATGGAGGCTGACATTGTCCAAGGCGACGAAGCCGCCAAAGGTCTTGGTCAGGCCGACGACATCTAGTAGCGGTGCGCCGTTCATGATGCACCCTCCGATATCGTTTTTTTCGAGGCTTTACGCTTGGCCATGGCCTTTTCATACAAGCCGACAATTCCTTCGGGGGCCAAGGCGACAAACATCACCAGCATCACACCGACCACCAGGATATTAAGCTCTGATGAAATGGTGACGGTCACAATTTGCTGAGTGGTGCCGAGCAGGAGGGCGCCAATCACAGGCCCAACCCACGAGTTTTTGCCGCCAATCAAAGGCATGGCGATGGCGTTCACCGCAACCAACAGGTTGAACGCCGAGATCGGATCAACGAAAGCGATAAAGAACGGGAAGGGTGCGCCTGCCACTCCCATCATCGCGCCCATGGTTGTGGTCGAAACCAGTTTCAGTTTCAACGTTGGCACGCCGGCGCATTCGGCAGCGACTTCATCATCCCGGATTGCCGCCAGTCCACGCCCGAACCGGGAAATATTAATGTAGCGCGACACCGCGACGGAGCCGATGGTCAGCACCAACATCAACACGAACATGTATTCGATGTAGTTATCGAATATTGGAATTTCCTCTGGCGGGATCAGGTAGGCACCGGCGGCACCGCCGACATATTCCCAATGAACCACCAGGGTTTCCAGGACGATGGCCATGGCCAATGTCGCAATGGCGAAATAGACGCCGCGCAGCCGCAATGTAAGATAGCCCGCTGCCAGACCGATCAATCCACAGACAACCGCAGACCCCATCACTAAAAAAATCAACGGCAGGCCGAAGGCTTTATCTAAGGCGACGGCGATATAGGCCCCCATTGCGAAAAATCCGGCGCTACCAAAGTTTACGTATCCGGTGAAGCCGCCCAGAATATTCCACGCGGTGCCCATGATCATGGCCTGCATGACCATGTATATGGCGAGGAAATAAAACTCGTTATCGGCGAACCCGACGAACGCCAAGCCCGCCAATAAAACGCCCGTCGCACCAAGCCAGAAAGGACTGATTTTCATCTATAGCCTCCCAAAGAGGCCAGACGGGCGAACCGCTAGCGTGATCAATAAGATGCCGAACGAAACCGCGGGTGACCAAGACGGGCCATAAAACGTGGAGACCAGACTTTCAGCAACGCCCAAGATGATGGCTGCGACCAAGGTGCCGCCAATACTTCCCATGCCGCCCA from Rhodospirillaceae bacterium carries:
- a CDS encoding amino acid ABC transporter ATP-binding protein yields the protein MIQISSLHKWFGDFHVLKNVSLDVGKGEKIVVCGPSGSGKSTLIRCINRLEAHQQGSIVIDGIELTDDLKNVELVRREVGMVFQQFNLFPHLSVLDNVTLSPIRVLGMPKKDADERGMALLERVNIADQADKYPGQLSGGQQQRVAIARALCMEPKVMLFDEPTSALDPEMIKEVLDVMVELAESGMTMIVVTHEMGFAKQVADCVVFMDEGEIIESATPATFFENPESERTQAFLSQILVH
- a CDS encoding ABC transporter ATP-binding protein gives rise to the protein MISDVESGYGAVQVLHGISITVNPGETVVLLGSNGNGKSTLIKTIMGIMHPTKGQVILEIDGEKIDLAGKRPAEIVGLGIAMVPEGRRLFPALTVEENLILGAYRKDARPKIDENLEFCYEAFPALRSRAKQPAGSMSGGEQQMVAVARAMMSDPRILLVDEPSVGLAPILVSRMIAKIKEMKERRNLTVLMAEQNFNQAIKIADRGYIIVHGQIEFEGATAADLENNEMIKEYYLGA
- a CDS encoding ABC transporter ATP-binding protein is translated as MNGAPLLDVVGLTKTFGGFVALDNVSLHLEEGERLGLIGPNGSGKTTMINCIAGSLFNNDGQVVFQGNEIQTLPAFQRAKLGISRSFQIPKPFTSMTVHENLLIPLEYAAWDRGDHKHIDDHAMEILEQIGLADLAHENSASLTQVNMRKLELARALAGKPSLLVSDEAMAGLSHSEVDEILDILLALNESGVAVIMIEHIMRAVMRFSERIVVLDAGHKIAEGTPDEIVHNPDVEKAYLGA
- a CDS encoding amino acid ABC transporter permease, coding for MAEEYLPGKHPDLPPPNFSVGPAAWVRQNLFSSYVNTSLTLLGAYLIYLTVPPLVQWALIDADFIGESRKDCGREGACWVFIEVWMKQLMYGRYPEGDLWRINLGYLILVAGLVWMMIPGLPRKGWVGAFLTLGYPVVAFVLFSGGSFGLASVETSIWGGLFLTLVIAVTGIAASLPLGILMALGRRSNLPVIRSVAIIFIEFWRGIPLITVLFMSSVMFPLFLPEGMNFDKLLRALAGVTLFASAYMAEVVRGGLQAVPQGQVEAAHALGLGYWRTMWFIVLPQALKMVIPGIVNSFIALFKDTTLVLIIGLFDFLGVVQMANTNPHWLGFSVEGYVFAAFIFWLFCFSMSRYSQHLEVKLATGNKG
- a CDS encoding MFS transporter, with translation MSPTRLIFIVFMAQLLAQIGAYTVPALLPVFIEAWSLSNTEAGWLTGVWAGAYVLAVPVLVSLTDRIDAKKIYMISVALTTLTHIGYAFFADGFWSAFILRALAGMGWAGTYMPGLKVLSDRLEGTAQTRGVSWHAAGVGLSGAFSFLVSGVVADWLGWHWAFGVAGICTVVAFAFMWLGIPDQTPVAVQSKEERPALLDFRPIFRNRSALAYSLGYCVHAWELFAFRSWGVTFLTFAAVSFGGAPDLLAPTSVAFVMGLLATWSSVTGNEICIRYGRQRVVLWVMLSTMVVALLIGLSAAIGYGAAVAMCLLYNTMIYGDSSALTAGASGSAKPGQRGATLAVHSTLGYFGGFLGPLILGIILDLAGGESVFAWTLAFGHLAVIMVIGVVAISYLKPKDLSGDRHVNGME
- a CDS encoding diguanylate cyclase, giving the protein MNKPTTQPYSLLPQSLELLESVFDTVPLGIVVYSEDGNIRTHVNQSFCDFVGYSRQEVLNETYGILTVDDDLDESLESRRKLRSGEIDRYVLEKRYRHKKGHIVWGEVESLVLRDANGDVLNYISFVHDITEDKENQEALQASEKRFKTLIDNSNQGIMLHRDFKALYANKAFVELYGYDSEQEILDLDSTRELIAPETADPAHHTIFEGDEEESNIEYICVKKDGTRFWVQRRSFVIDWEGQPTVCTARIDISERKKAEEALVELASTDSLTGADNRRGFFEKGENELRRAKRYNRPVSILAMDLDHFKKINDAHGHALGDRVLKTFADVCRSVFREQDILGRMGGEEFAVLLPEDDLAAAHTAAERLRQACEDIRLKVGKDELGITVSIGVIECGVIPEDLGQALNRADKILYQAKEAGRNCVVVQKG
- a CDS encoding amino acid ABC transporter permease, giving the protein MSRTPWTDPTVRSYVYQASLLALVVSLFWYLADNTFQNLARQGIASGFGFWNHTSGFGINTTLIEYSETSTYGRVFFVGLLNTLLVSSIGIVIATTLGFFIGIARLSPNWLIAKMASVYIETLRNIPLLLQIFFWYFGVLRALPSPSQSHSLFDAIFLNIRGMQFPAPVPGDGFWVIPVSTVLGLVAWALLAWRMRRLKERTGHSVNIHWLGLIITVALTVITAMKSGVPLAWDVPELKGFNFKGGITVVPEFVALVLALATYTAAFIAEIVRAGIQSVDKGQKEAAQAVGLRPGQVLKFVIIPQALRVIVPPLTNQYLNLTKNSSLAAAIAYPDLVQVFAGTALNQAGQAVEIIGITMMVYLTISLTIAMFMNIYNRRTAFKGKT
- a CDS encoding amino acid ABC transporter substrate-binding protein, with amino-acid sequence MRRSFKFSIMAASLAFVVAACDEPAKKEVKKEAPKAMAEVARTLDIVKKRGVLHCGVHQGLPGFGSQDAKGNWSGLDVDTCRAIAAAVLGDATKIKFTPLSAKERFTALTSKEIDVLSRSTTWTMTRDTTLGVNFAGVNFFDGQGFLVRKSLNVTQASKLSGATICVNTGTTTELNVADYFRTNKMEYKILAFEHSDQTVAAYDGGRCDVYTTDQSGLAAQRTKLKAPDDHMVLADVISKEPLGPVVRHGDDQWFDVVKWTLMALISAEELGITAANVDEMASSKNPEVRRILGVEGKLGAAIGLDAKWAARAIKAVGNYGEAYERNVGPNTPLKLPRGLNALWTNGGLMYPMPAR
- a CDS encoding branched-chain amino acid ABC transporter permease — translated: GGMGSIGGTLVAAIILGVAESLVSTFYGPSWSPAVSFGILLITLAVRPSGLFGRL
- a CDS encoding branched-chain amino acid ABC transporter permease, yielding MKISPFWLGATGVLLAGLAFVGFADNEFYFLAIYMVMQAMIMGTAWNILGGFTGYVNFGSAGFFAMGAYIAVALDKAFGLPLIFLVMGSAVVCGLIGLAAGYLTLRLRGVYFAIATLAMAIVLETLVVHWEYVGGAAGAYLIPPEEIPIFDNYIEYMFVLMLVLTIGSVAVSRYINISRFGRGLAAIRDDEVAAECAGVPTLKLKLVSTTTMGAMMGVAGAPFPFFIAFVDPISAFNLLVAVNAIAMPLIGGKNSWVGPVIGALLLGTTQQIVTVTISSELNILVVGVMLVMFVALAPEGIVGLYEKAMAKRKASKKTISEGAS